TTTATACATTCTACAACAGAATTATTTTTAGATTTTCTTATGTACTCATCTATTTTTTCTCCCTTTAGCCAATCTGCCCCTTTATATTTGTCATCATAGTTTATAACAGTACATTTTAATTTTTCTTTATCATTTCCCGATATAGATGACATAAAAAAAGTTTTGACCATAATATCGTCTATAGGCAAACTGTATCCTGCAAAAATTATATGTTTTGCATTTTTTATAAGAAGTCCCATCTCGGTTTTTAACTCTTCTAAAGCAGGTATATTCTTTTTTTTAGAAAGGCTTTGTATTATAAGTGTCATATCATAGGGATAAGTTATCTGTCCACAATAAGGACATTCTATTGCTCCTCTCTTATTTAACTTTTCCTTAGGTGTCCTATACTTCCAATTTCTTTGTAAAGGTTTTAAAATAGAAGGTCCAAAAATTTCTGAAGATAATCTATCCCATCTTTCTGCAAAGGTTACTATAGATTTTCCACATTCAGGGCAAATCCTTGATCCAAACATTCCGTGAGGAAATAATACTTTACCTATTCTCATTGTTCTAGAAGGATAGCTATAATCATTTATAACCTTGCACTGGGATTCATTTGTCGTATACCGTATTTCGCATTCATTTCCGTCTAATCCAGCAGAAGCTATTTGAGTTCCAAAATCATCATATAGCTGAAGCTTTAATCCATTTTCTAAATAAATAGGATCCATGTTCACTTCTTTGTGCACATTAAATATATTCCAAAGTATTACAGGGTCCCAGTTAAAAGATATTATAGCATAGGAATAAAGGTAAAACCTCCTTGTATCCATCTTATATCCTCTGCTTTCAAATACTTTTGCCTCCTCTACCATAAGCTCAGCAAGAATTCTTCCAAATTGATAATAAGGTTCCATTTTTTCTTCATCCATATATCCAGGTACCTTTTGTATACTCAATCTTTCCAATTCTTCAATAAGAAGTATAAGACATCTTTTAGCTGCCTGTACTCTCTCTACCCTTAAAAATTTTCTTTTTCCAGCACAAAATGCATTAAAGCCCATGTTATTATCAATAAGTTGATCTAACATAGTAAATAATTCATGCATATTAAACTTAGTATTTGTATTTATTATAGTTTCAAGGGCCTTAAAATCATAAATTTTTGACAATTTAGAATCCTTAATCAGGTCTTCTGTTACTAATTTTTTAAAAGCACTTGCTAGTTTTTCGTCTTTATCTTTCAAAAATGAAAAATCATTTTTACTGATTTTTAGAACCAATTGTATTAACTCACTTGTAGGATGAAGTCCCAAATTTTTAGTAGCACCAGCTCCCCATAATACTACTGTTTCTGGCCAATATTTTTCAGGCATAAACCCGTCCCCCTCCTTTAGTTTAATTTTAACTCAACTTTGGCATATATAAAATTTTGACATAATATAAAAAATTTGCGAAACAATTAATTCACAATGCACGATGCACAGTTTACAATTAAGGATGATTTTCTTCCGTTAAAACTTCAGAAAATCTAAAATATAGCACCATTGAAGCAAAGCTTCAATAAGCTTTAAATTTAAAATTTTTCGTAGCACAGCGGAGAAAAATCTACCGAAATTGTGAATTGTGAACTATGAATTGTGAATTCATTTAGGTCGCAATATTTTTAAACTGCGAAAGTTCATATTTTAATTAATTACTATTTTCAAATATACATACATTATACCACTGCAAAACCTTTCATATAAAAATTAACCGGGAGATTTTTCAATCGCCCGGTCTATTTTTTAATATTTATTCTACTTTAAATTCTGTTCGTAGGATTCTATCATCCTTTTTACCATCTGTCCTCCTACTGATCCAGCTTCCCTTGCTGTAATATCACCATTATATCCATCTTTTAAATCTACTCCAACTTCTCTAGCTGCTTCCATTTTAAATCTATCCAGACCTTCTTTTGCTTCTGGAACTAATGATTTATTACTTCTACTTGACATAATTAATTCCCCCTTTAGGATTTTGATAGATTTTTATTGAAGTACTTATTAGTTGTGTATTTAAATTTTGTGCAATTTTAAAATTAATACTCTATTGAATTAATAACAAAAAAGTTAAATTTTAAATTTGTTTATAATATTCTGCAGATTATCTGCACTCTTTTTATTATCTTCAGCAGTAGATTTTATATCACTTAATTTTTCATTTATACTACTTGCCTTACTAGCTATTTCAGTGACACCTCTAGCACCATCACTCACAGTATTAGCTACTTCTCCTATGGCATTAGTTATTCCTTCAATAGAAGAGCTTAGTTCTTCTGCTACAGCGCTAAAGTCAGTCATGAAATCGTTTACCATTTCAGCATCCTCATTATATTGGTTACCAGTTTTCACTAATTTAGCATAATCATTTAAAACAGTTTCATTAATAAAATTAAGAATTTTTGAAGAACTATTTGATAAATTTTCTACTGCTTCTGTAACTTTACCAACTACAATTTGAATATTACTAGCTGTTGTAGAAGATTCTTCAGCTAGTTTACGAACTTCTTCAGCTACTACAGCAAAGCCTTTACCAGCCTCACCAGCCCTAGCTGCTTCTATAGAAGCATTTAGCGCAAGTAAATTAGTTTGATCTGTTATTGAAAGTATATCAATGGAGAGGGAATTTATCTCTTCTATAGATTTAGACTTTTCAATAGCCTTTTCCAAATCACTTTTCACTACTGTATATATTTCATTAGTACTTTCATTCGATCTAACAGCATCATGTTTTAGATTTTCTGCTCTCTGTGCAATACTATTAGCATTAACTGAACCATCTGTAGCTTTTTTAGCCATAGAATTCACTGCCCCACTCATTTCATCAGAAGATGCTGAAACTTCCTCTACAGTAGCTGCATTTTGCTGCATACCTGCTGAAAGATTTTCACTTTCTGATGCAGTTTCTTGAGCATACCCTTTTAATTCAACAATTAAATTTTCAACCATAACCGCATTAGAACTTATTGTGCCTGAAGCTTCTTTCATATTTTCAACCATTTCCCTCAATACTTTTCTCATGTTTGCTATAGCACGAGACATTGTTCCAACTTCATCATTATATTTGTATAGTTTTTCAAAACTTTTATCATTTTTCAAATCTAATTTAGCTGTTCTATTTATAAGATCAACTATTTTTATAATAGGATTTGTAATTTTTAATGAAAATACATAACCTATTACTATTGCTATAATTGACAGCACCATTGCTATAAGTATTATAACATAAGTTGTAGCTCTTATATCTTTCAGCATATCTGACCTGTCAGCAGTTATTACTATAACCCAGTTTGTTTCAGGTATAACTGTATAACCTGCTATTTTATCCACTTTGTTAAAAACATATTTCACTAAACCTTCTTTTATACTTTCACCTCTATTTAATTTATCATATATAGTTTTAAGTTCATCAATATCTGGGTCTTTTCCTATTTTTTCTTTAACAGGATGGTAAATTATTTTACCTTTGTTATCCATCAAGAAACTGTAA
The genomic region above belongs to Clostridium sp. AWRP and contains:
- a CDS encoding alpha/beta-type small acid-soluble spore protein, coding for MSSRSNKSLVPEAKEGLDRFKMEAAREVGVDLKDGYNGDITAREAGSVGGQMVKRMIESYEQNLK
- a CDS encoding methyl-accepting chemotaxis protein, coding for MSIKRKIPVLIAAVIVVLMVITTFFVSNRTSTIVEQKTNSEILGIAGSASETISVIIEKEALAARIFSEKNVVKNLVQVNKDSPNSEDFNKQQQDMNLALQDYVKEAKNLEQAFLADAKGNIISDSDKSGIGKSLSDRSYNKPTLEGKSSISEMVLSKISSKPIVVFTNPIKVNDQILGYVGMAIYANSFSKYLTGVKMRDFSSSYSFLMDNKGKIIYHPVKEKIGKDPDIDELKTIYDKLNRGESIKEGLVKYVFNKVDKIAGYTVIPETNWVIVITADRSDMLKDIRATTYVIILIAMVLSIIAIVIGYVFSLKITNPIIKIVDLINRTAKLDLKNDKSFEKLYKYNDEVGTMSRAIANMRKVLREMVENMKEASGTISSNAVMVENLIVELKGYAQETASESENLSAGMQQNAATVEEVSASSDEMSGAVNSMAKKATDGSVNANSIAQRAENLKHDAVRSNESTNEIYTVVKSDLEKAIEKSKSIEEINSLSIDILSITDQTNLLALNASIEAARAGEAGKGFAVVAEEVRKLAEESSTTASNIQIVVGKVTEAVENLSNSSSKILNFINETVLNDYAKLVKTGNQYNEDAEMVNDFMTDFSAVAEELSSSIEGITNAIGEVANTVSDGARGVTEIASKASSINEKLSDIKSTAEDNKKSADNLQNIINKFKI